One segment of Triticum aestivum cultivar Chinese Spring chromosome 2A, IWGSC CS RefSeq v2.1, whole genome shotgun sequence DNA contains the following:
- the LOC123184968 gene encoding patatin-like protein 2 isoform X1, with translation MASGSSSEEGARQNSADKDKLITVLSIDGGSVRGIIPATILAFLGEELKKLDGPEARIADYFDVVAGTSTGGLLTVMLTAPDKNGRPLFDAKELAQFYMDESPKIFPQNCRNSFFGKIATALRMVRGPKYNGKYLHALLRRYLGETKLDGTLTNVVIPTFDITYLQPTIFSSFQLKHSPAKNALLSDIAISTSAAPTFFPAHYFEAKDDKGEPRAFNLIDGGLAANNPTLCAMSQVSQDIIVGDGEFFVENPVEYGKFMVVSVGCGLNPKESYSAKDAAKWGILNWIVKDGTAPLVDMFNAASADMVDIHLSVLFGALRSSHRYLRIQYDQLSGSAGSIDDCSKENMDRLVQIGHELLRKNVSRVDLETGRNVEMPGLGTNAEQLAKFAKHLSDERRRRKKVLQIN, from the exons ATGGCGAGTGGTAGTTCTTCGGAAGAAGGAGCACGCCAGAACTCCGCCGACAAGGACAAGCTGATCACCGTTCTGAGCATCGATGGCGGCAGCGTCAGAGGGATCATTCCGGCCACCATCCTCGCCTTCCTTGGAGAGGAGCTTAAG AAACTGGATGGGCCAGAAGCTAGGATCGCAGACTACTTTGATGTTGTCGCTGGCACGAGCACCGGCGGCCTCTTGACGGTGATGCTCACGGCGCCGGACAAGAACGGGCGGCCTTTGTTCGATGCCAAGGAGCTTGCTCAGTTCTACATGGACGAGTCGCCCAAGATCTTCCCACAGAA TTGCAGGAACTCGTTCTTTGGCAAGATCGCCACAGCTCTGAGGATGGTGCGAGGGCCCAAGTACAACGGGAAGTACCTCCATGCGCTGCTTCGTCGGTACCTTGGTGAGACCAAGTTGGACGGTACGCTGACCAATGTGGTCATCCCGACCTTCGATATCACATACCTGCAACCCACGATTTTCTCGAGCTTTCAG TTGAAGCACTCGCCTGCGAAAAACGCACTCCTGTCAGACATCGCGATCAGCACCTCCGCCGCGCCGACGTTCTTTCCGGCGCACTACTTCGAGGCCAAGGACGACAAAGGCGAGCCGAGGGCCTTCAACCTCATCGACGGCGGCCTCGCCGCCAACAACCCC ACGCTATGCGCGATGAGCCAAGTGTCGCAGGACATCATCGTGGGGGACGGCGAGTTCTTCGTGGAGAACCCGGTCGAGTACGGCAAGTTCATGGTGGTCTCCGTCGGCTGCGGGCTGAACCCGAAAGAGAGCTACAGCGCCAAGGACGCCGCCAAGTGGGGGATCCTGAACTGGATCGTCAAGGACGGCACCGCCCCCCTCGTCGACATGTTCAACGCCGCCAGCGCCGACATGGTGGACATCCACCTCTCCGTCCTCTTCGGCGCCCTGCGCTCCTCCCACCGCTACCTGCGCATCCAGTACGATCAGCTGAGCGGGAGTGCCGGTTCCATCGACGACTGCTCGAAGGAGAACATGGACAGGCTGGTGCAGATCGGGCACGAGCTCCTCAGGAAGAACGTGTCCCGGGTGGACCTGGAGACCGGCCGGAACGTGGAGATGCCCGGCCTAGGCACCAACGCGGAGCAGCTCGCCAAGTTCGCAAAGCACCTGTCCGACGAGCGGCGCCGGCGCAAAAAGGTGCTTCAGATTAACTAG
- the LOC123184968 gene encoding patatin-like protein 2 isoform X2 produces the protein MASGSSSEEGARQNSADKDKLITVLSIDGGSVRGIIPATILAFLGEELKKLDGPEARIADYFDVVAGTSTGGLLTVMLTAPDKNGRPLFDAKELAQFYMDESPKIFPQKNSFFGKIATALRMVRGPKYNGKYLHALLRRYLGETKLDGTLTNVVIPTFDITYLQPTIFSSFQLKHSPAKNALLSDIAISTSAAPTFFPAHYFEAKDDKGEPRAFNLIDGGLAANNPTLCAMSQVSQDIIVGDGEFFVENPVEYGKFMVVSVGCGLNPKESYSAKDAAKWGILNWIVKDGTAPLVDMFNAASADMVDIHLSVLFGALRSSHRYLRIQYDQLSGSAGSIDDCSKENMDRLVQIGHELLRKNVSRVDLETGRNVEMPGLGTNAEQLAKFAKHLSDERRRRKKVLQIN, from the exons ATGGCGAGTGGTAGTTCTTCGGAAGAAGGAGCACGCCAGAACTCCGCCGACAAGGACAAGCTGATCACCGTTCTGAGCATCGATGGCGGCAGCGTCAGAGGGATCATTCCGGCCACCATCCTCGCCTTCCTTGGAGAGGAGCTTAAG AAACTGGATGGGCCAGAAGCTAGGATCGCAGACTACTTTGATGTTGTCGCTGGCACGAGCACCGGCGGCCTCTTGACGGTGATGCTCACGGCGCCGGACAAGAACGGGCGGCCTTTGTTCGATGCCAAGGAGCTTGCTCAGTTCTACATGGACGAGTCGCCCAAGATCTTCCCACAGAA GAACTCGTTCTTTGGCAAGATCGCCACAGCTCTGAGGATGGTGCGAGGGCCCAAGTACAACGGGAAGTACCTCCATGCGCTGCTTCGTCGGTACCTTGGTGAGACCAAGTTGGACGGTACGCTGACCAATGTGGTCATCCCGACCTTCGATATCACATACCTGCAACCCACGATTTTCTCGAGCTTTCAG TTGAAGCACTCGCCTGCGAAAAACGCACTCCTGTCAGACATCGCGATCAGCACCTCCGCCGCGCCGACGTTCTTTCCGGCGCACTACTTCGAGGCCAAGGACGACAAAGGCGAGCCGAGGGCCTTCAACCTCATCGACGGCGGCCTCGCCGCCAACAACCCC ACGCTATGCGCGATGAGCCAAGTGTCGCAGGACATCATCGTGGGGGACGGCGAGTTCTTCGTGGAGAACCCGGTCGAGTACGGCAAGTTCATGGTGGTCTCCGTCGGCTGCGGGCTGAACCCGAAAGAGAGCTACAGCGCCAAGGACGCCGCCAAGTGGGGGATCCTGAACTGGATCGTCAAGGACGGCACCGCCCCCCTCGTCGACATGTTCAACGCCGCCAGCGCCGACATGGTGGACATCCACCTCTCCGTCCTCTTCGGCGCCCTGCGCTCCTCCCACCGCTACCTGCGCATCCAGTACGATCAGCTGAGCGGGAGTGCCGGTTCCATCGACGACTGCTCGAAGGAGAACATGGACAGGCTGGTGCAGATCGGGCACGAGCTCCTCAGGAAGAACGTGTCCCGGGTGGACCTGGAGACCGGCCGGAACGTGGAGATGCCCGGCCTAGGCACCAACGCGGAGCAGCTCGCCAAGTTCGCAAAGCACCTGTCCGACGAGCGGCGCCGGCGCAAAAAGGTGCTTCAGATTAACTAG